TGTTCGACACGGAGCCGCGTTTGGACGTGACAGGGCGCGGCTGCCGCTTCGTCGATCTCGACTTGCGCCAAGACGACGCCGTCGCGGACGCTCTTGCATTGATTGAAAAAGCCGAGGTCCTGATTGAGGGCTATCGCCCCGGCGTGATGGAGCGCTTGGGTCTCGGACCCAATATTTGCCTCGCGCACAATCCGCGTCTCGTCTACGGTCGCATGACCGGCTGGGGTCAGGACGGCCCGCTCGCGCAGCGCGCCGGGCACGATATCAACTACATCGCCCTGACCGGGGCATTGCACGCGATCGGCCGCCCCGACTCGCCGCCTCCACCGCCCCTGAACCTGGTCGGGGATTTCGGCGGCGGCGCGATGTTCCTGGCCTTCGGCATCATGGCGGCGCTGCTCGATGCCCGCGCGTCAGGCAAGGGACAGGTCGTCGACGCCGCCATGACCGATGGCGCGGCCCTGCTCGCCGCCGGGCGCTATGCTGGCCGTGCCTCCGGAAGCCAGACCAACGAGCGCGGCAACAACCTGCTCGACGGCGGCGCCCCCTTCTACGACACCTATGTCTGCGCCGACGGAAAGTTCATCGCTCTTGGCGCGATCGAGCCGCAATTCTACGCACGCTTCCGCAAGCTTTGCGGGCTGACGGATCCGCTGTTCGACGAGCAGATGAACAAGGCAAAATGGCCGGCGCAGAAGGAGCGACTTGCGGCGATGTTTCGCACGCGGAGCCGTGCCGAATGGATCGCTCTTCTGGGTGGCGACGATACCTGTGTCTCGCCCGTCCTCGACTGGGACGAGGCGCCGGCCGATCAGCACAACATCGCACGAAAGACCTTCGTCACAATCGACGATGTGACGCAGCCGGCCCCGGCGCCGCGTTTCAGCCGCACGCCGACCGCCATCCCACGATCCGCTCGCATCTCCGGCGATGATACACATGAGGTCCTCCGCAATTGGGGCCTAGCGCAGCCGATCATCGAGGGCCTCTTGCCGCCCCTTGCGGTGCGAGACTGAAAGAAAGCTCCGGCAGGTTGCAATGACTCGAGCCGTTCCATCGCGACGGAGAACTGTTCTTTCGTAAAGGGCCTCACGTCGACCCACCACCCGCACTTGATGGAGCCATCTCAGGAAGTGGCCAAGCTGGGCACCAGCCGGAACGCCGCGCGCGGCATCAGATCGTGGGTGGCCCGACTCAGCGGTTCTCATCGCATCGACGCACAGCCGACATTCCACCCACGG
The DNA window shown above is from Bradyrhizobium sp. ISRA464 and carries:
- a CDS encoding CaiB/BaiF CoA-transferase family protein, whose translation is MSGPLAGLRVVEMAGIGPGPFCAMLLADLGAEVVRVRRPGGTMFDTEPRLDVTGRGCRFVDLDLRQDDAVADALALIEKAEVLIEGYRPGVMERLGLGPNICLAHNPRLVYGRMTGWGQDGPLAQRAGHDINYIALTGALHAIGRPDSPPPPPLNLVGDFGGGAMFLAFGIMAALLDARASGKGQVVDAAMTDGAALLAAGRYAGRASGSQTNERGNNLLDGGAPFYDTYVCADGKFIALGAIEPQFYARFRKLCGLTDPLFDEQMNKAKWPAQKERLAAMFRTRSRAEWIALLGGDDTCVSPVLDWDEAPADQHNIARKTFVTIDDVTQPAPAPRFSRTPTAIPRSARISGDDTHEVLRNWGLAQPIIEGLLPPLAVRD